A segment of the Acidimicrobiales bacterium genome:
GACGTCGAGGTCGATGTCGACGAAGGACGCCGCGAGCGGGGCCACCCGGCGGTGCTCGGCGGTGACGGCGCCGTCGGCCGCGACGGTGGCCACCAGCGCGCCCCGCACGCCGTCCTCGCCGAACTCGAGCGGTGCCGGGTTGCCGGGGTACGAGTGCCAGGGCCCGTGCACGGGCCGGTGGTGATGGCCCACGAAGGCGTGGGCCAGCCCGGCCGCCGGCACCTGCTCGGCGCGAAACGGGGCATGGGCCACCTTGTCGGCGCCCTCGATGGCCAGGCTGCCCTGCTCGGCGCCGTGGAACAGGGCCACGTGCACCCCGCCGCCCTCCACGTGGAAGCGATCGAGGAAGCCGGGCGTGCCCGCCGGCCGGAGGTGGGCGCCGCCCCACACCGTGAACCCCTCGGCCAGCGCGACCGCGCCGAGCCGCTCGGTGGTGAACACCACGACGTTGGGGGACCAGTCGACCCGCCGGTACAGGCTGGTCGGTCCCAGCCAGTCGTGGTTGCCCGGTGCCACCAGCACGGGGATCGGCTGCAGGCGGGCGAGCTGCGCCTGGAGGAACGCAGCCGTGTCGGGGCCGGTGAGCTCGTGCTCGTACAGGTCGCCGGCCAGGAGCAGGGCGTCGGCGTCCTCGTCGAGCGCCAGGTCGACGGTGGCGGCGACTGCGTCGCGCCCGTGCTGACGCAGCCGGCGGGCCAGCTCCGGCCCCGCCCACCGGAACGGCCGGTCGAGGTGCACGTCGGCCAGCACCACCAGCTTCACGGGGTCCGCCCCGCTCGCTTCTCCATGGAGGCATGGTACGGAGCGGGTGTGTCACCAACGCCGGATGCTCGGCCGGCTCATCCGGCCCGCAGCCCGGCCATGATCTCGGCGCAGGTGGGGCAGACCGGGTAGCGCTCGGGGTCGCGCGTGGGCACCCACCACTTGCCGCAGAGGGCCTGGACGGCCTGGCCGGTCACGGCGGCCCGCACGATGTCGGCCTTCTTCACGTAGTGCGAGAAGCGGTCGTGGTCGCCGTCGCCGTCGGTGGTGACCGGGGAGGTGACCGGTGCGGTGTCGAGCCGGCTCGCCATGCGGGCCCATGATGCCAGCCGGCTGGCGCCCCCCTGCCACGGTGCGCCCGTCCGCACCCTCGAGGAGCAGGTGACGCAGGGCTCCAGCCCGGTCGCCGGCGTGCCGATGCCTGCAGCGGGAGTGGTGGCTCCCGGAGGCGAGCATGGGGCGTGTCGGGAGCGGACGGATCCGCCGGGCCGAGCGGTCACGAGGGGCCGCCCTGGCCGAGTACGCCGTGGTCGTCGGCGTGTTCGTCGTCGGCACGTTGCTCGCGGTCGAGCAGCTGACCGATGCCGGCCG
Coding sequences within it:
- a CDS encoding metallophosphoesterase, with product MKLVVLADVHLDRPFRWAGPELARRLRQHGRDAVAATVDLALDEDADALLLAGDLYEHELTGPDTAAFLQAQLARLQPIPVLVAPGNHDWLGPTSLYRRVDWSPNVVVFTTERLGAVALAEGFTVWGGAHLRPAGTPGFLDRFHVEGGGVHVALFHGAEQGSLAIEGADKVAHAPFRAEQVPAAGLAHAFVGHHHRPVHGPWHSYPGNPAPLEFGEDGVRGALVATVAADGAVTAEHRRVAPLAASFVDIDLDVTGCSSLDEVRGRLRERLAGVTGVARVTVTGELAASLDLRLPDLEEVGRAAGLHGVVVRPGALHPGIDVDAVAAQPTVAGRFVQLVRARELRPDVERHVLLAGLRALAGRDDLEVV
- a CDS encoding DUF3039 domain-containing protein, giving the protein MASRLDTAPVTSPVTTDGDGDHDRFSHYVKKADIVRAAVTGQAVQALCGKWWVPTRDPERYPVCPTCAEIMAGLRAG